Proteins from a genomic interval of Synechococcus sp. A15-28:
- a CDS encoding YlqD family protein → MSDGTILTIKRPITVRAVVTPTWKEEAEREISNGIANADQQLAQLEQEGQTVVDQVRRQSANPLDPRVQEQVANIQQQVAGKRSELEEQKRNLLQQQAQVRELEMDQIVEQGQLESSCEIKLGDNLVQKMQVAIVVKDGVIQSIEEA, encoded by the coding sequence ATGTCCGACGGCACCATCCTCACGATCAAGCGTCCGATCACGGTGCGTGCCGTCGTGACGCCCACCTGGAAGGAGGAGGCTGAGCGCGAGATCAGCAACGGCATCGCCAACGCCGATCAGCAGCTGGCACAGCTGGAACAGGAAGGTCAGACCGTGGTGGACCAGGTGCGGCGTCAGAGCGCCAATCCCCTTGACCCACGGGTGCAGGAGCAGGTGGCCAACATCCAGCAGCAGGTGGCTGGCAAGCGATCAGAGCTTGAAGAGCAGAAGCGCAACCTGCTGCAGCAGCAGGCTCAGGTGCGTGAACTGGAGATGGACCAGATCGTGGAGCAGGGCCAGCTGGAAAGCAGCTGCGAGATCAAGCTCGGCGACAACCTGGTTCAGAAGATGCAGGTGGCGATCGTCGTCAAGGACGGCGTGATCCAGTCGATCGAAGAGGCCTGA